One region of Quercus lobata isolate SW786 chromosome 2, ValleyOak3.0 Primary Assembly, whole genome shotgun sequence genomic DNA includes:
- the LOC115976337 gene encoding probable serine/threonine-protein kinase PBL3 isoform X1 translates to MSRHLAAIIGAAAGAVALVGIVIFFIWFCLSHKRSVSRTSETGSSDPSVQVGRHVGVELSFRETRRFEMEELSLATKNFSDKQLIGEGKFGEVYEGWLNDGVLVAIKKRSGAPSQEFINEVRYLSPIRHRNLVTLLGYCQENNLQFLVYEHVPNKNISSHLYGTGQLPKELLEFKLRLTIALGAAKGLAHLHSQSPRLIHKNFKTANVLVDENFIPKVADAGLRNFLGRADIAGPSSQVQADEIFLSPEVLEFRRFSEKSDVYSFGVFLLELVSGREATESPSFDSNQNLVEWVQNNQEDSKFSNIIDQRLDNTFTAEGMEEVIQLIVQCVQPSSERRPTMSYVVMELDRIREKEISLTTVMGEGTPHVALGSFLFKTTE, encoded by the exons ATGTCAAGGCATCTTGCAGCAATAATAGGAGCTGCTGCAGGAGCCGTGGCATTGGTGGGGATAGTTATCTTCTTTATATGGTTCTGCCTCTCTCACAAAAGAAGTGTTTCAAGAACTTCTGAGACAGGATCCTCTGATCCGTCTGTTCAAG TGGGAAGACATGTTGGAGTTGAGTTGTCATTTCGAGAAACAAGGCGCTTCGAGATGGAAGAATTGTCTCTTgccacaaaaaattttagtgatAAACAATTAATCGGGGAAGGAAAATTTGGGGAGGTATACGAGGGCTGGCTTAATGATGGGGTGCTTGTGGCCATCAAGAAGCGATCTGGAGCACCTAGCCAGGAATTTATCAATGAG GTACGCTACCTTTCACCTATTCGGCATCGAAATCTTGTGACTCTATTGGGCTATTGTCAGGAAAATAATCTGCAGTTTCTTGTATATGAGCACGTACCTAATAAAAACATTTCCAGTCACTTGTACG GCACTGGCCAACTTCCGAAAGAATTGCTAGAATTCAAGCTTAGACTTACAATAGCCCTAGGTGCAGCTAAAG GTTTGGCTCATCTTCACTCCCAGTCTCCCCGTTTGATACATAAGAATTTCAAAACAGCCAATGTTCTTgtagatgaaaattttatacCTAAGGTTGCAGATGCAGGACTTCGTAATTTCCTCGGAAGAGCTGATATTGCGGGCCCATCTTCTCAAGTGCAAGCAGATGAGATATTCCTCTCCCCGGA AGTGCTAGAGTTCAGACGATTTTCTGAAAAAAGTGATGTATACAGTTTTGGGGTATTCCTTCTGGAGTTAGTAAGTGGGCGGGAAGCAACTGAATCACCTTCTTTTGACTCAAATCAGAACTTGGTTGAATGG GTGCAAAATAATCAAGAAGATAGCAAGTTTTCCAACATCATTGATCAAAGATTGGACAATACCTTTACAGCTGAAGGCATGGAAGAGGTCATACAACTGATAGTCCAATGTGTCCAACCTTCAAGTGAGAGGCGACCTACCATGAGCTATGTGGTAATGGAACTTGATCGAATACGAGAGAAAGAGATCAGCTTGACGACAGTCATGGGGGAAGGAACCCCACACGTGGCCCTTGGAAGCTTCTTATTTAAAACAacagaataa
- the LOC115976337 gene encoding probable serine/threonine-protein kinase PBL3 isoform X2 — protein sequence MSRHLAAIIGAAAGAVALVGIVIFFIWFCLSHKRSVSRTSETGSSDPSVQVGRHVGVELSFRETRRFEMEELSLATKNFSDKQLIGEGKFGEVYEGWLNDGVLVAIKKRSGAPSQEFINEVRYLSPIRHRNLVTLLGYCQENNLQFLVYEHVPNKNISSHLYGTGQLPKELLEFKLRLTIALGAAKDAGLRNFLGRADIAGPSSQVQADEIFLSPEVLEFRRFSEKSDVYSFGVFLLELVSGREATESPSFDSNQNLVEWVQNNQEDSKFSNIIDQRLDNTFTAEGMEEVIQLIVQCVQPSSERRPTMSYVVMELDRIREKEISLTTVMGEGTPHVALGSFLFKTTE from the exons ATGTCAAGGCATCTTGCAGCAATAATAGGAGCTGCTGCAGGAGCCGTGGCATTGGTGGGGATAGTTATCTTCTTTATATGGTTCTGCCTCTCTCACAAAAGAAGTGTTTCAAGAACTTCTGAGACAGGATCCTCTGATCCGTCTGTTCAAG TGGGAAGACATGTTGGAGTTGAGTTGTCATTTCGAGAAACAAGGCGCTTCGAGATGGAAGAATTGTCTCTTgccacaaaaaattttagtgatAAACAATTAATCGGGGAAGGAAAATTTGGGGAGGTATACGAGGGCTGGCTTAATGATGGGGTGCTTGTGGCCATCAAGAAGCGATCTGGAGCACCTAGCCAGGAATTTATCAATGAG GTACGCTACCTTTCACCTATTCGGCATCGAAATCTTGTGACTCTATTGGGCTATTGTCAGGAAAATAATCTGCAGTTTCTTGTATATGAGCACGTACCTAATAAAAACATTTCCAGTCACTTGTACG GCACTGGCCAACTTCCGAAAGAATTGCTAGAATTCAAGCTTAGACTTACAATAGCCCTAGGTGCAGCTAAAG ATGCAGGACTTCGTAATTTCCTCGGAAGAGCTGATATTGCGGGCCCATCTTCTCAAGTGCAAGCAGATGAGATATTCCTCTCCCCGGA AGTGCTAGAGTTCAGACGATTTTCTGAAAAAAGTGATGTATACAGTTTTGGGGTATTCCTTCTGGAGTTAGTAAGTGGGCGGGAAGCAACTGAATCACCTTCTTTTGACTCAAATCAGAACTTGGTTGAATGG GTGCAAAATAATCAAGAAGATAGCAAGTTTTCCAACATCATTGATCAAAGATTGGACAATACCTTTACAGCTGAAGGCATGGAAGAGGTCATACAACTGATAGTCCAATGTGTCCAACCTTCAAGTGAGAGGCGACCTACCATGAGCTATGTGGTAATGGAACTTGATCGAATACGAGAGAAAGAGATCAGCTTGACGACAGTCATGGGGGAAGGAACCCCACACGTGGCCCTTGGAAGCTTCTTATTTAAAACAacagaataa
- the LOC115976338 gene encoding UPF0496 protein At3g19330-like isoform X1 yields the protein MVIENWESNSIVPKSTIKIPKMLQCLSLKSSSSSSSKTSSAAPPAPPPPQNFQDKLNLHQVFSTHTTCLSKCANRFFRFWCTGNSTEAVSPQPSPTNINFSREYTRTVQTNSFSLMRSKIHHLQSQLHEQNGEIHHHSHSHNHDHYQLLLAELLDPNKECVEEALSHAKTSPFTTLVKDYFDHSENTTTLCLFLHFSVIRARALYTPLQTLLEDLNLGSSLSQSQCNHIFNSLVKFDRLDNPFPSPDSHNFNQMRQCYSQLKPQLARRLRKSCSRIHLICHATTGSAFCFICTADGVDHKEVAGVAQLEAATRGTFKLDEELVTIKCLVDSIIGAVDNHKSLIRIALERGNEKHPIQEVMKRLQIDQVSFQRKLEELEEHINRCFITINRARALLLQEIYGHQYSMLRDCRHRQGADLATNSHEIFVYSPG from the exons ATGGTAATTGAGAATTGGGAATCAAATTCAATAGTACCCAAATCCACAATCAAGATACCAAAAATGCTTCAGTGTCTCTCACTCAagtcttcatcatcatcatcatcaaaaactTCCTCTGCTGCACCACCGGCACCACCGCCGCCGCAGAATTTTCAAGATAAGCTTAATCTGCATCAAGTTTTCTCAACGCACACCACCTGTTTGTCTAAATGCGCTAACCGGTTTTTTCGTTTTTGGTGTACAGGGAATTCCACGGAGGCCGTCTCACCTCAACCCTCACCCACTAACATCAACTTCAGTCGCGAATACACCCGCACCGTCCAAACCAATTCCTTCAGCTTAATGCGTTCCAAAATTCATCATTTGCAATCACAATTACACGAACAAAACGGTGAGATTCACcaccacagccacagccacaaccatGACCATTACCAGTTACTATTAGCAGAGTTACTTGACCCCAACAAAGAATGCGTAGAAGAGGCACTTAGTCATGCCAAGACTAGCCCCTTCACCACTCTTGTCAAAGACTACTTTGATCATAGCGAAAACACCACCACTCTCTGCCTTTTCTTACACTTTAGTGTCATTCGCGCACGTGCCCTTTATACTCCTCTTCAAACCCTCCTTGAAGATCTTAATCTAGGGTCTTCCCTCTCCCAATCCCAATGCAATCACATCTTCAACTCATTAGTTAAATTTGATCGCCTCGACAACCCTTTTCCATCCCCTGACTCTCACAACTTCAACCAAATGCGCCAATGCTATTCCCAGCTCAAACCACAGCTTGCTCGCCGCCTCCGCAAATCCTGCTCTAGAATTCACCTCATCTGCCACGCCACAACTGGGTCTGCCTTCTGTTTCATCTGCACTGCTGATGGAGTTGATCACAAAGAAGTTGCTGGTGTAGCGCAGCTTGAGGCTGCTACTAGGGGCACTTTTAAATTGGACGAGGAGCTTGTCACCATTAAGTGCCTCGTTGATAGTATCATAGGTGCAGTTGACAATCACAAGTCCCTCATTCGCATTGCATTGGAGAGGGGCAACGAAAAGCATCCCATACAAGAGGTGATGAAACGCCTCCAAATAGACCAAGTCAGTTTCCAGCGCAAGCTTGAAGAGCTTGAGGAACATATAAACCGATGCTTTATCACCATCAATAGGGCCCGAGCTCTGCTCCTCCAGGAGATCTATGGTCATCAATATT CAATGTTGAGAGATTGCAGGCATAGACAAGGAGCTGACTTAGCTACTAACTCTCATGAAATATTTGTATACAGTCCAGGCTGA
- the LOC115976338 gene encoding UPF0496 protein At3g19330-like isoform X2, with protein sequence MVIENWESNSIVPKSTIKIPKMLQCLSLKSSSSSSSKTSSAAPPAPPPPQNFQDKLNLHQVFSTHTTCLSKCANRFFRFWCTGNSTEAVSPQPSPTNINFSREYTRTVQTNSFSLMRSKIHHLQSQLHEQNGEIHHHSHSHNHDHYQLLLAELLDPNKECVEEALSHAKTSPFTTLVKDYFDHSENTTTLCLFLHFSVIRARALYTPLQTLLEDLNLGSSLSQSQCNHIFNSLVKFDRLDNPFPSPDSHNFNQMRQCYSQLKPQLARRLRKSCSRIHLICHATTGSAFCFICTADGVDHKEVAGVAQLEAATRGTFKLDEELVTIKCLVDSIIGAVDNHKSLIRIALERGNEKHPIQEVMKRLQIDQVSFQRKLEELEEHINRCFITINRARALLLQEIYGHQY encoded by the exons ATGGTAATTGAGAATTGGGAATCAAATTCAATAGTACCCAAATCCACAATCAAGATACCAAAAATGCTTCAGTGTCTCTCACTCAagtcttcatcatcatcatcatcaaaaactTCCTCTGCTGCACCACCGGCACCACCGCCGCCGCAGAATTTTCAAGATAAGCTTAATCTGCATCAAGTTTTCTCAACGCACACCACCTGTTTGTCTAAATGCGCTAACCGGTTTTTTCGTTTTTGGTGTACAGGGAATTCCACGGAGGCCGTCTCACCTCAACCCTCACCCACTAACATCAACTTCAGTCGCGAATACACCCGCACCGTCCAAACCAATTCCTTCAGCTTAATGCGTTCCAAAATTCATCATTTGCAATCACAATTACACGAACAAAACGGTGAGATTCACcaccacagccacagccacaaccatGACCATTACCAGTTACTATTAGCAGAGTTACTTGACCCCAACAAAGAATGCGTAGAAGAGGCACTTAGTCATGCCAAGACTAGCCCCTTCACCACTCTTGTCAAAGACTACTTTGATCATAGCGAAAACACCACCACTCTCTGCCTTTTCTTACACTTTAGTGTCATTCGCGCACGTGCCCTTTATACTCCTCTTCAAACCCTCCTTGAAGATCTTAATCTAGGGTCTTCCCTCTCCCAATCCCAATGCAATCACATCTTCAACTCATTAGTTAAATTTGATCGCCTCGACAACCCTTTTCCATCCCCTGACTCTCACAACTTCAACCAAATGCGCCAATGCTATTCCCAGCTCAAACCACAGCTTGCTCGCCGCCTCCGCAAATCCTGCTCTAGAATTCACCTCATCTGCCACGCCACAACTGGGTCTGCCTTCTGTTTCATCTGCACTGCTGATGGAGTTGATCACAAAGAAGTTGCTGGTGTAGCGCAGCTTGAGGCTGCTACTAGGGGCACTTTTAAATTGGACGAGGAGCTTGTCACCATTAAGTGCCTCGTTGATAGTATCATAGGTGCAGTTGACAATCACAAGTCCCTCATTCGCATTGCATTGGAGAGGGGCAACGAAAAGCATCCCATACAAGAGGTGATGAAACGCCTCCAAATAGACCAAGTCAGTTTCCAGCGCAAGCTTGAAGAGCTTGAGGAACATATAAACCGATGCTTTATCACCATCAATAGGGCCCGAGCTCTGCTCCTCCAGGAGATCTATGGTCATCAATATT ga
- the LOC115976339 gene encoding UPF0496 protein At3g19330-like isoform X1, with protein MAIENRESNSIAPKSTIKIPKMLQRLSLKSSSSSTNSSAPPRPPPPQNSHGNSTEAVSPQPSPTNINFSREYTLTVQTNSFSSMRSKIHHLQSQLPEQNGEIHHHSHSLLDPNKECVEEALLRAKTSPFTTLVKDYFDHSENTTTLCLLLHLSVIRARALYSPLQTLLEVLNLDSSLSQSQCDHIFNLLVEFDRLDNPFPSPDSHNFNQMHQCYSDLKPQLDRRLRKSCSRIRLIRHATTGPALCFICTAAGVDYREVAGIAQLEAATRGTYKLDEHLVTINCLVDRIRDAVDNHKSLIRFVLERGNEKHPIQMVMKRLQIDQVSIQHTLEILEEHINLCFITINRARALLLQEIYRHQSSMSRDCRHRQGADLATNSHENFVYSPG; from the exons ATGGCAATTGAGAATAGGGAATCAAATTCAATAGCACCCAAATCCACCATCAAGATACCAAAAATGCTTCAGCGTCTCTCCCtcaaatcatcatcatcatcaacaaatTCCTCTGCTCCACCGCGGCCACCGCCGCCGCAGAATTCTCACG GGAATTCCACGGAGGCCGTCTCACCTCAACCCTCACCCACCAACATCAACTTCAGTCGCGAATACACCCTCACTGTCCAAACCAATTCCTTCAGCTCAATGCGTTCCAAAATTCATCATTTGCAATCACAATTACCCGAACAAAACGGTGAGATTCACCACCACAGCCACAGCTTACTTGACCCCAACAAAGAATGCGTAGAAGAGGCACTTCTTCGTGCCAAGACTAGCCCCTTCACCACTCTTGTCAAAGACTACTTTGATCATAGCGAAAACACCACCACTCTCTGCCTTCTCTTACACCTTAGTGTCATTCGCGCACGTGCCCTTTACTCTCCTCTTCAAACCCTCCTTGAAGTCCTTAATCTAGACTCTTCCCTCTCCCAATCCCAATGCGATCACATCTTCAACTTATTAGTTGAATTTGATCGCCTCGACAACCCTTTTCCTTCCCCTGACTCTCACAACTTCAACCAAATGCACCAATGCTATTCCGATCTCAAACCACAGCTTGATCGCCGCCTCCGCAAATCCTGCTCTAGAATTCGCCTCATCCGCCACGCCACAACTGGGCCTGCCCTCTGTTTCATCTGCACTGCTGCTGGAGTTGATTACAGAGAAGTTGCCGGTATAGCGCAGCTTGAGGCTGCTACTAGGGGCACTTATAAATTGGACGAGCACCTTGTCACCATTAACTGCCTCGTTGATCGTATCAGAGATGCAGTTGACAATCACAAGTCCCTCATTCGCTTTGTATTGGAGAGGGGCAACGAAAAGCATCCCATACAAATGGTGATGAAACGCCTCCAAATAGACCAAGTCAGTATCCAGCACACGCTTGAAATTCTTGAGGAACATATAAACCTATGCTTTATCACCATCAATAGGGCCAGAGCTCTGCTCCTCCAGGAGATCTATCGTCATCAATCTT CAATGTCAAGAGATTGCAGGCACAGACAAGGAGCTGACTTAGCTACTAACTCTCACGAAAACTTTGTATACAGTCCGGGCTGA
- the LOC115976339 gene encoding UPF0496 protein At3g19330-like isoform X3 gives MAIENRESNSIAPKSTIKIPKMLQRLSLKSSSSSTNSSAPPRPPPPQNSHGNSTEAVSPQPSPTNINFSREYTLTVQTNSFSSMRSKIHHLQSQLPEQNGEIHHHSHSLLDPNKECVEEALLRAKTSPFTTLVKDYFDHSENTTTLCLLLHLSVIRARALYSPLQTLLEVLNLDSSLSQSQCDHIFNLLVEFDRLDNPFPSPDSHNFNQMHQCYSDLKPQLDRRLRKSCSRIRLIRHATTGPALCFICTAAGVDYREVAGIAQLEAATRGTYKLDEHLVTINCLVDRIRDAVDNHKSLIRFVLERGNEKHPIQMVMKRLQIDQVSIQHTLEILEEHINLCFITINRARALLLQEIYRHQS, from the exons ATGGCAATTGAGAATAGGGAATCAAATTCAATAGCACCCAAATCCACCATCAAGATACCAAAAATGCTTCAGCGTCTCTCCCtcaaatcatcatcatcatcaacaaatTCCTCTGCTCCACCGCGGCCACCGCCGCCGCAGAATTCTCACG GGAATTCCACGGAGGCCGTCTCACCTCAACCCTCACCCACCAACATCAACTTCAGTCGCGAATACACCCTCACTGTCCAAACCAATTCCTTCAGCTCAATGCGTTCCAAAATTCATCATTTGCAATCACAATTACCCGAACAAAACGGTGAGATTCACCACCACAGCCACAGCTTACTTGACCCCAACAAAGAATGCGTAGAAGAGGCACTTCTTCGTGCCAAGACTAGCCCCTTCACCACTCTTGTCAAAGACTACTTTGATCATAGCGAAAACACCACCACTCTCTGCCTTCTCTTACACCTTAGTGTCATTCGCGCACGTGCCCTTTACTCTCCTCTTCAAACCCTCCTTGAAGTCCTTAATCTAGACTCTTCCCTCTCCCAATCCCAATGCGATCACATCTTCAACTTATTAGTTGAATTTGATCGCCTCGACAACCCTTTTCCTTCCCCTGACTCTCACAACTTCAACCAAATGCACCAATGCTATTCCGATCTCAAACCACAGCTTGATCGCCGCCTCCGCAAATCCTGCTCTAGAATTCGCCTCATCCGCCACGCCACAACTGGGCCTGCCCTCTGTTTCATCTGCACTGCTGCTGGAGTTGATTACAGAGAAGTTGCCGGTATAGCGCAGCTTGAGGCTGCTACTAGGGGCACTTATAAATTGGACGAGCACCTTGTCACCATTAACTGCCTCGTTGATCGTATCAGAGATGCAGTTGACAATCACAAGTCCCTCATTCGCTTTGTATTGGAGAGGGGCAACGAAAAGCATCCCATACAAATGGTGATGAAACGCCTCCAAATAGACCAAGTCAGTATCCAGCACACGCTTGAAATTCTTGAGGAACATATAAACCTATGCTTTATCACCATCAATAGGGCCAGAGCTCTGCTCCTCCAGGAGATCTATCGTCATCAATCTT ga
- the LOC115976339 gene encoding UPF0496 protein At3g19330-like isoform X2, producing the protein MAIENRESNSIAPKSTIKIPKMLQRLSLKSSSSSTNSSAPPRPPPPQNSHGNSTEAVSPQPSPTNINFSREYTLTVQTNSFSSMRSKIHHLQSQLPEQNGEIHHHSHSLLDPNKECVEEALLRAKTSPFTTLVKDYFDHSENTTTLCLLLHLSVIRARALYSPLQTLLEVLNLDSSLSQSQCDHIFNLLVEFDRLDNPFPSPDSHNFNQMHQCYSDLKPQLDRRLRKSCSRIRLIRHATTGPALCFICTAAGVDYREVAGIAQLEAATRGTYKLDEHLVTINCLVDRIRDAVDNHKSLIRFVLERGNEKHPIQMVMKRLQIDQVSIQHTLEILEEHINLCFITINRARALLLQEIYRHQS; encoded by the exons ATGGCAATTGAGAATAGGGAATCAAATTCAATAGCACCCAAATCCACCATCAAGATACCAAAAATGCTTCAGCGTCTCTCCCtcaaatcatcatcatcatcaacaaatTCCTCTGCTCCACCGCGGCCACCGCCGCCGCAGAATTCTCACG GGAATTCCACGGAGGCCGTCTCACCTCAACCCTCACCCACCAACATCAACTTCAGTCGCGAATACACCCTCACTGTCCAAACCAATTCCTTCAGCTCAATGCGTTCCAAAATTCATCATTTGCAATCACAATTACCCGAACAAAACGGTGAGATTCACCACCACAGCCACAGCTTACTTGACCCCAACAAAGAATGCGTAGAAGAGGCACTTCTTCGTGCCAAGACTAGCCCCTTCACCACTCTTGTCAAAGACTACTTTGATCATAGCGAAAACACCACCACTCTCTGCCTTCTCTTACACCTTAGTGTCATTCGCGCACGTGCCCTTTACTCTCCTCTTCAAACCCTCCTTGAAGTCCTTAATCTAGACTCTTCCCTCTCCCAATCCCAATGCGATCACATCTTCAACTTATTAGTTGAATTTGATCGCCTCGACAACCCTTTTCCTTCCCCTGACTCTCACAACTTCAACCAAATGCACCAATGCTATTCCGATCTCAAACCACAGCTTGATCGCCGCCTCCGCAAATCCTGCTCTAGAATTCGCCTCATCCGCCACGCCACAACTGGGCCTGCCCTCTGTTTCATCTGCACTGCTGCTGGAGTTGATTACAGAGAAGTTGCCGGTATAGCGCAGCTTGAGGCTGCTACTAGGGGCACTTATAAATTGGACGAGCACCTTGTCACCATTAACTGCCTCGTTGATCGTATCAGAGATGCAGTTGACAATCACAAGTCCCTCATTCGCTTTGTATTGGAGAGGGGCAACGAAAAGCATCCCATACAAATGGTGATGAAACGCCTCCAAATAGACCAAGTCAGTATCCAGCACACGCTTGAAATTCTTGAGGAACATATAAACCTATGCTTTATCACCATCAATAGGGCCAGAGCTCTGCTCCTCCAGGAGATCTATCGTCATCAATCTT AG
- the LOC115976340 gene encoding rRNA-processing protein UTP23 homolog isoform X1: MRVKKQKRHRKSVRFYTACFGFRQPFKVLCDGTFVHHLVSHAIKPADNALSNILSAPVKLFTTKCVIAELKGLGISYSESLQAAHLLAPARCDHENSTSADACIKDIIGQNNSEHFFVASQDVDLRKSLQEIPGVPVIYGLRKALFLEPPSSFQREFVKNSEEKRMHMTELEYKMLRKRKNRSADEETNDSPDENDDSEDDNNGMGIETKPKTARKGIDVKDKVQFKRKRAKGPNPLSCKKKKSQDKPNLVPEREKTDGENSMRSRGRQRKRTRKGKKIDGLVSILSTADLP, encoded by the exons ATGAGAGTGAAAAAGCAGAAGCGACATAGGAAGAGTGTGAGGTTCTACACAGCATGCTTTGGGTTCAGACAGCCATTCAAGGTCTTATGTGACGGTACTTTTGTTCACCACCTCGTTTCCCATGCCATTAAACCTGCCGACAATGCCCTCTCCAACATTCTGTCTGCCCCTGTCAAACTCTTCACTACCaa GTGTGTTATTGCTGAGTTAAAGGGACTTGGCATCTCGTATTCTGAATCTCTTCAGGCTGCTCATCTCCTTGCTCCTGCCAg ATGTGATCATGAGAATAGTACAAGTGCTGATGCTTGCATCAAGGATATTATTGGACAAAATAATTCCGAACACTTCTTTGTTGCTTCTCAAGACGTTGATTTGCGGAAGAGTTTGCAGGAG ATTCCAGGTGTTCCGGTCATATATGGTTTAAGAAAAGCCCTTTTCTTAGAGCCTCCATCTTCATTTCAACGGGAATTTGTCAAAAACTCTGAAGAAAAACGCATGCATATGACTGAGTTGGAATATAAGATGTTACGGAAGAGGAAGAATAGGTCGGCTGATGAGGAAACAAATGATTCTCCCGATGAAAATGATGATTCAGAGGATGACAACAATGGGATGGGGATTGAAACAAAGCCAAAAACTGCAAGAAAAGGAATAGATGTGAAGGATAAAGTTCAATTTAAGAGAAAGAGGGCAAAG GGCCCAAACCCACTTTCgtgcaagaagaagaagagccaAGACAAACCAAATCTTGTTCCAGAGAGG GAAAAGACAGATGGCGAAAATTCTATGAGATCCAGGGGCAGGCAAAGGAAGAGAACACGCAAAGGAAAAAAGATAGATGGGTTAGTGTCAATACTTTCAACGGCGGATCTCCCTTAG
- the LOC115976340 gene encoding rRNA-processing protein UTP23 homolog isoform X2, with protein MRVKKQKRHRKSVRFYTACFGFRQPFKVLCDGTFVHHLVSHAIKPADNALSNILSAPVKLFTTKCVIAELKGLGISYSESLQAAHLLAPARCDHENSTSADACIKDIIGQNNSEHFFVASQDVDLRKSLQEIPGVPVIYGLRKALFLEPPSSFQREFVKNSEEKRMHMTELEYKMLRKRKNRSADEETNDSPDENDDSEDDNNGMGIETKPKTARKGIDVKDKVQFKRKRAKGPNPLSCKKKKSQDKPNLVPERH; from the exons ATGAGAGTGAAAAAGCAGAAGCGACATAGGAAGAGTGTGAGGTTCTACACAGCATGCTTTGGGTTCAGACAGCCATTCAAGGTCTTATGTGACGGTACTTTTGTTCACCACCTCGTTTCCCATGCCATTAAACCTGCCGACAATGCCCTCTCCAACATTCTGTCTGCCCCTGTCAAACTCTTCACTACCaa GTGTGTTATTGCTGAGTTAAAGGGACTTGGCATCTCGTATTCTGAATCTCTTCAGGCTGCTCATCTCCTTGCTCCTGCCAg ATGTGATCATGAGAATAGTACAAGTGCTGATGCTTGCATCAAGGATATTATTGGACAAAATAATTCCGAACACTTCTTTGTTGCTTCTCAAGACGTTGATTTGCGGAAGAGTTTGCAGGAG ATTCCAGGTGTTCCGGTCATATATGGTTTAAGAAAAGCCCTTTTCTTAGAGCCTCCATCTTCATTTCAACGGGAATTTGTCAAAAACTCTGAAGAAAAACGCATGCATATGACTGAGTTGGAATATAAGATGTTACGGAAGAGGAAGAATAGGTCGGCTGATGAGGAAACAAATGATTCTCCCGATGAAAATGATGATTCAGAGGATGACAACAATGGGATGGGGATTGAAACAAAGCCAAAAACTGCAAGAAAAGGAATAGATGTGAAGGATAAAGTTCAATTTAAGAGAAAGAGGGCAAAG GGCCCAAACCCACTTTCgtgcaagaagaagaagagccaAGACAAACCAAATCTTGTTCCAGAGAGG CATTGA